TGTAGATAGTTTTTGTTCCCCACTATGTGTAGACATGGGGTGAAACTGAATCCTAACTAGGCTGTCCAGATCTTTCTGATGGTcaagatcagtggttctcaatcagaggtatgtgtacccctaggggtactcagaggtcttccaaggggtacatcaactcatctagatgtgtctagttttacaacaggctacataaaaagccctagctcagtcagtacaaactaaaatttcatacagacgatgacttatttatactgctctatagactatacactgaaatgtaagtacaatatttatattccaagtgATTAATTTATAATTGTAtaataaaaattagaaagtaagcaatttttcagtaatagtgtgctgtgacacttgtatttttatgtctgattttgtaagcaagtagtttttaagtgaggtgaaactttgggTTACACAACACAAATCAAATTCTTGAAAGGGGTAGTCTGGCAAAGTTGAGAGCAACTGTCTAGATAGCAGTGAGAGGAATTTATGGCAATAGGAGAGCTCTATTCTGGGTTCCTGTAAATattcaggctggggtttctggATCCAAGCCCTGATACTAGAAAAGGCCTTGCTGTAACGTATAGACTTCACAGGAGTTACAGGATCTAAATCCACCTTTAGTAGATTTCATGTATGAGATTCATtgtattaatttttcatttacacTGCATAAACACCAAGGGAAAGTCCAACACATAAGTCTGCATTAACATGAAGCAGAAGTTGTTGACCTCTAGTCCTAAATAACACAACCTTAAGAAATAACTTCCTCTTTTCGTACATTTCCTTCAAGTACAGATAATAAGTCAAAATTCAGAGAACATCCTTAGCACTAACCATGTATATATAGTTTGCTATTTCTCATAATATTGTACTTTAAGATCTGATTCATAAGTTTCCATGTCTTCTAACATGGTGCCTATTCCAGATTAATGCAGTATTTTGTAGTTATAACTTTCTATTTCCATCTACATTTCAGATTTTAAAGTTCATGAAGCAGGCAGAAATCAGACTGGTAGTTATGAAGACCATTCTAAAATGTTTCTTGCTGTTTCAGCAATTATTTTTGTGCAGTAACAGGTATATATTATGATTCTGATAAATTCCTTACTCCTTTAGTAAAATTCTACCTTGCATTGTGAACACTTGTGTATATATACCAACACCAAATGTTGAAAGAGTATAAGCGTAGAGAATGTAGAAATCTTCAGAAATGGCCTAACTGCTCTAAGCTTACAAACTATTGAATGAGAGGGGCTAGAAAGCTGAATTTACATTTCTTGGagtcagagttaaggctgttttGATTTCTTTGATATgatgggagagggatagctcagtggtttgagcattggcctcctaaaccccaGGGTTgggaattcaatccttgagggggccatttagggatctggggcaaaaaatggggatgttcctgctttgagtagggggtgggactagatgacctactgaggtcccttccaaccctgatattctatgatggaaATGCTCTTGATGAAAGAGCTGGTGGTTTCCAAAGATTGTACAAGATCTTTAACTCTGGGTTTCTGGTATTTTTAGTGTTTATCCTCCCCTTAACTCCAGGATTGCTGGTTTTTTCTTCAGCAGCGGTAGCCACCGATTTTTGCTTTTCATGTTCTACATTAATGTTACATGGGCGTCCATTATATGAGCGGGGAAGCGGTTAGTCACGGTCTATCTAAAGCTGCCTAAGGAATGTATAGGTGTAAATCCTCATCTGGGTCTCCCTAGAGAACCAGGGCTAGGGCCCCAGGGTGTATTGATGCCGGAGGCAGATCGATCTCCTGGCAGGAGCCTTTCTGAGATCCCGCTCCTGCTCCGTGCACAGTTAAATGAGAGAGACTAAGaaaacacccccgcccccccccccccctttacagCAAGAAAAGGTCCCTGGCCTTGGATTCTAGCCTCCTCTtctctgcagcctcctcccctgcaggCTCCTGCCATTGACATCAGCGCTGAGTGACAAAGGGCAAAGTGCTGTCCCGCTCGAGGAGCCGGCCCAGGCCAGCTTTTGGGGCAGGTGCTCGCCGGGTGCGAATCCGGACTGGAGCGGGACTTCGGGCCTCGCCGATCTCGGCTTCAGCAGCCCCAGGAGGCAAGTTCCCGGCTCATGCGCCCTGCTTGGTACGGGGCCCTAAGGCGGCTGCAAGCGGCGGGGATGTCCCTGCCCCAGGGCGGCCCGGGCTCAGCGGGACCCAACGAAGTACGGGAGAGGAGACGTCTCTGGCCTGGAGCCGAGGGGGGCGATCGAAGCCCATGACCGTGACCCACCCCCGCCCAGGGGGGTTTAGAACAAACCCAGCCACGTTCCCCTAGGCGGGATCGCTCTGTCCCGGGGAAAAGCCTCTAGCCTTCAGCCAAGGCCCCCAGCCCGCGCCCGTGGGCTGCAGCTGTAGAGAGCGAGATCCCGCCCTGCTGTTTGTTCCCGGCCCGTTTTCTGGCGCTGGGTCGATTCCCTGTCAATTGCAACGTGTCCCCCCCGGGCCAGCTCCCCGGGAAGGAAGAGCCAGCCCGGCCTCGGGTTAAGTACCAGCGGGGCTGTGGGTAGAGAGGGAAACGCCGTTACATTGACCCTCGGGTTAGATCCAGACAAGGCAGGTCTAAGCTCAGTTCGCCCTGGGCTCTGTCTGTTAGGGcggggggctggccgggctctgggcttttcctgactgcccccaacaGCCGCCTTTGCCGGGCTCGGCTCCTTCCCCGGGCAGGACTGCAAGGTAAGTTTCCCTCCCTAGCTCACAGCGATTGTGGTTAACAGACAGGCTGGATGGAGATGGTCGTTCGAGGCAGGGACTCTGTCATTTTCCCCCGTAAAGAGCCGTTGCATGTTCGTTGTGTATTAAATAACAAGCCCGCCGTCCCCGTGGGCAGGTTGACCCGCACCCGGCCAGTTCTCGCCGGAACAGCGGTGCTGGGAGCGAAACCAAAAGGCGTGAGTGAGGCCCCTGCGCGCTACAGTCATGCCAGGGACACTCCAGGCGTTGGCATGAGGGGCTGGGTTTTCTGCTTTGCACTTGGTGGATCAACCAATAAAAAACCGAACCAAAATCCCCCTGGAAATGGATCTGCCTGGGTGACCCGTTATTGGTAGCCACTTGTGGCTCTTGGCAGTGCGCGACCCGCCAGCATTCCGCTCGGGAGGCCCTCTGTGACTTTCCGCCTTTCCCCCTGCGGAATTTGTAAATAACCCTCAGCCCCATCAGCTTATAAACCTTCAGCGACCCCATTTCTTtaattctgggggggggggggctctgcggAGGTGTGTTCTGCGCTTTCGGGAAGGTGACagcctgtctgtctctcccccctcccctggctcggGCTGTGGCTTTCTCTGGCAGGCAGGGACTTGGAAGCGACACTGTGTTAAAGGGAGCTGCTCCCCAGTGGCACTAAAGAGGCGAGCTGATCTTTGGCCAATAGCTagtgctgggctggggtgggggtgggggagaggggatgggtCCCCTACCGTGTCCTTTAACACCATCTGCCTTGAACTGCCCACAGGCAGACCCAGCCTCCCGTGCCCTCCCGAAGCAGGCGGCGCCGATGGCTACCACCGGGCAGGACAGCGCCCCGCGGCCCAGGTAGGGCCGCCACCGCTCGCCGGCGAACAAGGGGCGAATCGGGACCACACTGGACCCTTGGACTAGAGAGTGAACCGAGGTGACCCAACTGCGTGAGTAGCAGCTCTTTGGCAAGCGCTAGTccccgtcccccgtcccccccccccgcggcctcTCCCTGCCCGCTGGGGGCCCGGGCGCTCCAGATGTTTGCGGCAGCCGTGGGGTTGTTGAAGGCGCTGCTGTGGCTATTCCTAGCCCGGAGTGCGGTGGCGCTAGGACGGGAGGTGGGGGACGGACTCGGTCTCTTCTGCCATTGCCGGTGACCTCTCCCCCGACCCCGTGTTCTTTAATTCATGTGTCACGACCCCGGTTGGTTTCCCTTATTGGCCCCATTGATCCTGGTCATTAGGTCAGATTCATCGGCGCTGCCTAGGCTTCATCCTTCAGCCATTGTTAACTTGTTATCTGTCTATTAAAAATAAAGCCCTGGGAGAAGGAAGTTCCAGGGCCAGGGGTCTGTAGCCCTCTGGAGAGGGCCAGGGGTCTGTAACCCGGTTACAAACTAGCTGCTCTGGGCCCTCAAGCGGGACATGCCACTagaggtgtgtgggggaggggggatctgcTGGGGAAGggcccggggctggagcccccaatGCAGCGCCCAGATCCCTGCCAGCTCTCGTTGGAGCAGGTCTCTAGCCCCGCCGGGGCTGCTCTGGATCCTGCAGCGCTTCCCAATCAGGGTGAGAAGCACGATCCCCTTCCCTGAGGGCTGGCAGGTTGTGTATGGAGGAGCCCCAGCCTGGCACGGCTCCTGGTGGCGTTGGCGACCTGAGCGCAGATTCACCTGCCAGCCGGGCCGCTCTTCCCCACAGATTTCCCTTTCCCagccccccagacaccccctcccccgtttCGTGATCTTGATCTGGCTGAAGAGCCGCAGGGGGTACGCGGCGGCCAGGGCAGGTTGCTCTCGGTGCTGCAGAGCCGGCTGGGCTGGAACCGCGAGGAAATGGGGTTGGTCGCCTTTGACTAGCGACTGTTCAGTGCCGTGGGCGGTGTCACTCCGGGGTCACCCCCAGTGCAGAGATCAGGCTCCGGGAGATCGGGGCCACCCTGAACAGGACCCcgccttctctcctctccccaccccctttcctctctTCTCCTGTCCCGTCTCCTCTGCCCCACCTGGCTCACTGCGGGCTGTTGGACAGGTAGATTTAACAGAAGCCCCTCCCCAGCGCCAGCCAGGGCGCCCCATGGGGTAGTTTCCCGGCTGGCTGGCCGGCCTAGGGCCTGCGGGGAGCGGCGCCCAGGCAGGGGCAGAGAAGCACCTAGATCAGCTGGCTCCCCTGCTGTGCGGGTCCTGGTGCGCGCCGGACCGGGCTGCGGGCGCTGGGTATTTCCCTTGCTCCGCAGACGGGGCGCCCGAGCAGCAGCCACGTGCCCCCCAAACCCCCGTGGAGGAAGGAGCCGGAGGCCCCAGTTATGAAGTGGCCTCTTCTTTCCCCCTAGGCCGGGCCGCTCCTTGTAACGAGGTGTCTCCCCTTCCCACCAGGTGCCCTCCTCTCGCCGGCGGCTCCGCGGGCCCAGCCATGGCCCTGCTACTAGCCGGGGATCCTGCCTCCAAAGACCAGGCTTACGCGGGAGAGACCCTCAGGACCAGCCCGGGGGACATCGCCGCCTATTACCCGCCTCTGCTGCCCCCCGCCCAGTACCTGGAGGCCCTGGGGCGCCCTCCCGACCTCTTCCACCCGCTCAAGTCCCTGGGAAGGCTGCTGGCCACCTCCCCGCCTCTGGCCCCCTTCGGCTTCGCCACGATCCCGGCCTTCCTGACCCGGCCCTCGGCCCTGCAGGGCGAGCCGCTCTACAGCACCCCGCCCCTCGGCAGCAAGcggccggccccggccccctggCCCTCCTCCGGGCAGGCATCGCCCCGCAGCAGCCGGGCCCCGCCAGCGGGCCCCCCGGAACTGCCCAGCCAGCCGGGCGAGCTCTTCCCCGGCCCCGCCAGGAAGGGCCGAGCGGCGGCCGCGAGCCGGCCCAGCGCCCAGGCGGAGCCATGCCGCCCCTACGGCTTCAGCCAGGAGGATCTGCGCGCCGTGCTGTACGGGGCTGTGCGGGGCGCTCCGCACGCCGCCTCGGGGCTGCGGGTCCCCGCTGCCAGCCCGGGTAAGGCAGCCGCCCGGCGCGGTGTCGGGTACCCCGGGGGAGCGCATCCCATTGGCCCCTGCCTCGGTTTGCCGGGTCCAGCCCCCGCAGGCTGCTCGGCGCTTTGCGTGGACCCCAGCCCAAGGAAGGTGAACGCCTCTTGGGAGCCCGGCCCGGCCGGCGGGGTCACCGCTCCCCGGGTGGTGCCCGGCCCTGCAAACGCCGCATCTCAGCGCTCAGCCGGGCCGGGCTCCCCATCGCTGCTGCCCCGTGCAGTGTGTGTACAAAGGGCTCGCCTGGGCTCACCAGCGGGGTTCCTGTTCTGTTCGCAGGAGATGCCGAGTCTCACGCTCCGCTGCTGGACAGAGAGTCCCTCCAGTTACCCGAAGGTAGGTGAGATCCCAGGGCTCAGGTGCATTGGGACGCGCTCGGCCTATCCCCTGATTAGATGGTCTGTATTTCTGGTTTCCTCTCGCCCTCCAGGTTTGTCCGTGTTGCAGACGCTTCACGGGGAACTTCTGCAGTTGGGGGTGTTCTGCAACCACCTCATCCCCAGGGGCGTCCGCTTCGGCCCTTTCCAGGGCAAAGTGGTCAACACCAGCGAGATCAAGATTTACGATGACAATTCCTTGATGTGGGAGGTAGATGGGCTCACCCCTGGGACATCACACTGGCTCGGTCGTTGCGTCGAAAGAAGGCTCTTTGTCTCCTTGCTACACGGGGTGGTGGTTTGGTCCTCAGCACGTGCAGAAACATATGGAAAGAAAATAATCAAAGCCCCGCTATAAcctttccactgacttgaatgagGCCTCCCAAAGAGCAACGACATGTTTCATGGCCCACATATAGGCTTTATACATGCAGGGATCGGTGTCAATTGTGTACAAACGGGTTACACAGGGGAAGGTTTCTAACACCCAAAGTGCTAGGAAACCTGACTGGTttctttccccatgttttatCCAGATTTTCGAAGATGGTCGCTTGagccattttatagatgggaaaggAGCCTCCGGAAACTGGATGTCCTTAGTAAACTGTGCCAGGTTCCCAGAGGAGCAGAATTTGACAGCTATTCAGTGCCAAGGCCACATATTTTATGAAAGCTGCAAAGAAATCTTACCCAACCAGGAGCTGCTGGTGTGGTATGGAGACTGTTATCTGCAGTTCCTGGGCATCCCCATCAGTTTGAAAGGGGCGGCAGAAGGAAAGGGACCCCAGCAACAACCCGAAGGTCAGTGcctgcacagagccctgtggaaagGGTTGTTATCATCGGCCTGTGGACCTGTACATTCTTTGTCAAAGTCAGTGATTATTTCGTTGTGATTATAATCACACAGCTGATTGTGTTCTGAATGTTTCATTTCGCTTTTGCTTAGAACAAAACCATTTAAAGTGAGTTGCAAACCATTGCAGATTCCATTTGTGTAAGAATCTCTATGCCTATTTCCAGTTATTTTACATGCATTTCAATCTccggtaaaaagaaaaggagtacttgtggcaccttagagataaattggttagtctctaaggtgccacaagtactccttttctttttgcgaatacagactaacacggctgttactctgaaatctccggTAAATAAATTAAGCCCTTTCCAACCTTTTCAGGGGGTGACAAGTTCTGCGTCCAATTCTCTACAGGGCAGAAACTTTCTACACGATTTAGTTTAAATAGCACCATTAGATTAAAGACAATTAAAAGTCAAGGAAAAGGATCCATCCTTCCACTCCTTCACTTATTTGTTGAGATCTTAAAATCCCGAGACAGAAATTCCCTGGAGGGGCTGAGAAGGCTGAATATTTATGACCAGGGTAGCTACCGGCTCTGCGCAAAACTGCTCTGTGTGAAGTTTGCAACCGACTCAGATCGCAAAACAGGGATACAAAACCAACAGCCAGCTCCCCAGACTTCACGCCGTTTACTTCGGGGTTGCAGTCTTCGTTTTAATTTGCTCTCGGAATTTGTATTGTGAACAAAAGATGTAATTTAGCACATAAAATTTCTACAAATGGTGATTTCTGCCCGCAGAGAACTTGGAAACTAAGTAACTCCTGGTTGGGGAATACGGTCCCGTTCTTAATCGatttaaaatcagtggcaaaattcccccATTGGCTATAATCGGCCTGAATCAGAAAGGAAACCAGAAATACAGACGATATTTGCCTGCTTTAAACATTCTGGCTCGCTTGCCCACACACGTTATTACCGTTGTGATCTTAAGTTGTAATTTTCACATTCACTTTTTTCCTGAAGGGGGCAGACAGTTTGGAGTCCCAAATCCTTCACAGTAATCAGATGGTGCCGGGAAAGATGTGGTGTCAGAAAAGAAGCTGTCTTGTAGGGAAGACAGGATTCCAAAGCGAATAAATAAAAGAGATCAGTTTTAGGTAGCAACACTGTATTCTATAGAAAAAATGTTGCattcatatatatacatatgtcaGAATGATACTGTATGAATGTATCAGGGAGACAGAATCACTGAAGAATGGTCCAGCTGACCGCAGCAAGAACAAAAGGAAGTGATTCTGTGGACCTCTGAGTATCTAGTTAAGGTTGTTTAACCCTGACAGTTGATTCCATTTTAAGGCTTGACTCAAGAATACTATTTTGGATTTGTAACCAGGGGAGGAATTGATACTGAAGTACTTTTGTCATAGGGAGGAAACCAAGGAAATTTTTAAGATCTGTTTAAAAGACAGTTGAAACTTTGAGtctgaaaacaaaaccacacacttGTGTAGTACATAATTTACATTACTTTAAAAACTTCAAGCAACATATGCAAAGTGATTTTTAAGTGGCAAATGAAACACACATTGCCAATATCAATATTAGTAAGTATATAACCAAACCGATTTATCATGGGTGGGGGGCTGCTTTATGTTGCAAGAGTTCAAGTTTGCTTGGTCAGATATTAATGTGCAGTAGTTGTTTTACTTGGGGTGTGCATTCGGACAAGGAATGGAGATCTCCGTTTAGGGGTGAAAGCCTgaccccattggagtcaatggcaaacGCCCAGtggtttcagtggggccaggatttcactcaagaAATATTTGTCTGCGACACACTCTTGTAAATATGGTAAAATGTAAGACCACAAAAAGGAAATTCACGAAGGTGCTTAGCAGACTTCAATCTAGTTTGTAAACTCCATTGTATTTTTCTAATTATGTTGTAATTCTTGTTTAAAATTATTGTAATTCTAAAAAGCTACAATTGGGTTCCAGCTCTGAAAGACAATGACATTTGAAACTGACAGCTATTTACCTCGAAGTGTTTAAGTGATGGCACTTAACCTTGTGTTGCACAGAATCTGGCGAGAGTTACAAATGCGAGAGATGTGGAAAGGTATTTGCCTACAAATACTACAGagacaaacatttgaaatacactCGCTGCGTAGATcaaggagacagaaaatatccttgcCATCTTTGCAACCGATCGTTTGAAAAGAGAGACAGACTGAGGATCCATATTCTTCATGTCCATGAGAAACACAGACCTCACAAGGTAAGGATtgcatctgttttgttttgttgtgttttgttccCCTCTCCAAGTTTTCATCTCATACTCTGAGTGATGGTTCCTGTATGAAATCTAGGAGCAAAACCAAGGAATTGTGGTAGACCCTCCATCCCAAATGACAGTTGTAAATTACAATCCCCCTGGGATGCTtaaatgctgacatttaaagAACATGTACACCTTGAAAGCATATCACCTGCTGGTACAATTCATACCACACCATGAAAGTACCTGCAGCTTTCCACGGGGCTCCCATTACAATGTGAACTCACCCAATGCCCGGTTTGAAATGGTTTGAAATGGACACGATCTGAAAGCGAAGTCAATGTCTTCCCAGTAAGACAAGCGGGAGGTGCATTTGGAGAGGACGAGACAAGGAAAATTCTGAACGGTGATTTTAGGTACCATGGCATGGAGATTTATTGATGAGTATAAAACATTTCACACTGTTAACATATAGAGCCCATGACGGTCAGAGTCTGAGGAAAGATGGGACAAGGCTGGCTTTGAATAGCATCCATCCTGTTATgggaagacgggggggggggaggtttcgTTGTATTTAATTTATAACCACGTATCCCTTTAAGGGTTACCAGGTTGTAAGCTGTTTTGCTGCATTTCTCTCTGAATTCCCAGCTCTGTTCCTCTAAAACCGCCCCTCTTGAGCAGAAGGGAGTTAAAAGTTTGATCTGGCACGGGCAGCTCTGAATCAAAACAATCTAGCAAGGCGGGTGCCGCTGGCTAGCCCGGGAGGGAGGAGGCTGCAGCCACAGCGAGAACTCCTGCAGCTCCGAAAGCCACAGGACAATGTTAACAGGAGTTCAGGGGTTTCTTTCTCTATGAGGCTGAGAGTTTTTCCCTTGCTGATTATATTTGTCCCAGTCAGCAAAGTCTGAGGGCTCAGGTTAGCGAGAGTGTCCGGCAGTTCACTTTCATTCCTACATTATCCTAAACCGTCATGGTGTAGTGGTTGTCTGAACTGTTGTCATGGGATATATCATAAGGTTAATTATTTGTCTGTTTGGAGGCTGCGAGCAAGCAGCATGGAGGATTGCAGAGATGATCCTATCAGAAAACGGTCCATCCTCCTTTAGGAGGACGATAGCACCTATCTGTATCAACTCAGACAATTACACTTCCTGACTCAGGGGCTTCCCACGATTGCTACGTGTTTGTATCCCATGAGACTCTAGCTGGAGCTTTGGGACTCTGCTTTCTCCTCATTTTAGCTAGATACTTTAAACAGGAAGGTGGCAACGGTTTAAATCTAAATATCTAGAATATTCTGTTATGGGAGCAAATCTGTGTTGTGATATTTGGCTAGTCTCCACCAAATACCCTTCTGTAGCCATAGGCTTCTCTCAGATGCATTGGCAATGTAAAAACAAGGAATTTTCATAACTGCTCGATCAGGATAACCTTCCGAATTTTGATGTGACACAACAGAATGATGTGTAATATTTCAACAACATCTCACTTTCATATGAGCTGAAACATCATCCTGACTATTTTATAGTTCCTCCTGAAATAAAGTGAACTTCCAGTGAAGTTTGTTCTAGCTAGATCAACAATATTTCAATGTAATAACAGTAATAGTATCACACTGATTTAGAAATAGGGATAAGAGATTTAGATTAAAATATGAGTTTATTAAATAAGAGTTTTGGAATGTTGTGTCAtatggttttctttctttctttcttttgtatgCAATTCACATAAAATGTCTAAACAGAAATGTCTTTCTTTCTGTTTAGACATTTAATGTGAATTgcatacagaagaaaaatattgcaaGCCAAAATCAGCAGAAGGAAAAATCCATTGTGCATAGACTTTACATTCAGTTAAGTCAGAGAATGTTTTTAATGCAAAATGAGACCATATATGGTTTAaaatttctaatttatttttaaaaattactctgGTCATCACCAATCCTGGCTGAGTTTATTTAATATTATGGATGAGAATTTCACTCAGGCAAATCATAACTGAAAATTACAATTCATGTTGAAGTCCATGCCAGTTTTTCAGTACACTTCAATAAGCTTTGAACACAGGCAGCTACAGAAGATGCCCCACATTATTCAGATTATTACTTATTTTGTTAAAAGGAAGGCAGTGATCTTTCAGTTTACCTATGTGGGTGGGAATTCTGAAGACTGAATGCTCTTAGGATTGAGCCTTGGATAGTATAATGAAATTTatgaacactttttttaaaatataaaaatagtgttttttcaaaaatgaaaaattaaaaatatattttttatttcgtTGTGGTTTCCTTTAATGATAATATTTATTACCCCATTACCATTATTGAAATGGTGGCAGAAAAATTTTCACTTACCAAAAACACAGGTTTTGGCAAACAAGAAATGTCTataatatttttgattaaaatttaattttaaaaaaattgaccatTTTTGGAAAAATGTAAAATGGGTCAATTTTTAACCCCACAAAGTGGAAACAACTTGGAAATTGCCTAtgcttttacatttgtttttgaccagctctaataaatatacattaaaatgtttTGCCACTTATGAGTTAAACTGATTATATTTGTTAGatttataagtgtgtgtgtgtatatatatatgtgtgtgtgtgtgtatacacacacacacctctctatCATTTTCACCAGTTATTGGCTTGTACTCTGACAGGAAATTCTTAGCTCTTGTGTGTCTGTGTTAACTTTGTTTTCCCTCTAGTGCTCAGTATGT
Above is a window of Caretta caretta isolate rCarCar2 chromosome 2, rCarCar1.hap1, whole genome shotgun sequence DNA encoding:
- the PRDM14 gene encoding PR domain zinc finger protein 14, which codes for MALLLAGDPASKDQAYAGETLRTSPGDIAAYYPPLLPPAQYLEALGRPPDLFHPLKSLGRLLATSPPLAPFGFATIPAFLTRPSALQGEPLYSTPPLGSKRPAPAPWPSSGQASPRSSRAPPAGPPELPSQPGELFPGPARKGRAAAASRPSAQAEPCRPYGFSQEDLRAVLYGAVRGAPHAASGLRVPAASPGDAESHAPLLDRESLQLPEGLSVLQTLHGELLQLGVFCNHLIPRGVRFGPFQGKVVNTSEIKIYDDNSLMWEIFEDGRLSHFIDGKGASGNWMSLVNCARFPEEQNLTAIQCQGHIFYESCKEILPNQELLVWYGDCYLQFLGIPISLKGAAEGKGPQQQPEESGESYKCERCGKVFAYKYYRDKHLKYTRCVDQGDRKYPCHLCNRSFEKRDRLRIHILHVHEKHRPHKCSVCGKSFSQSSSLNKHMRVHSGERPYKCVYCNKAFTASSILRTHIRQHSGEKPFKCRHCGKAFASHAAHDSHVRRTHSKDKGCTCAVCGKNFLEQEEFRFHMKFHAAL